The Candidatus Rokuibacteriota bacterium genome includes the window TGCTCGACGCTGGTCAGAGCGCTGGAGGAGAAGAATCGGGTCCCGGGGGCGGTCCTACGGTGTCATCTGAGGGAGGCAGACAATGCGACTCGCGGGTAAGGTTGCGGTAGTCACAGGCGGCGGGAGCGGGATCGGCCGGGGGATCGTGCTCTGCATGGCCCGGGAGGGCGCGAACATCGCGATCCCCGACATCCAGTTCGAGAACGCGCAGCAGGTGGTCAAGGAGGTGGAGGCGCTGGGGCGGAAGGCGCTGGCGCTCAAGACCGACGTGACGCGGGCCGCCGACGTCCAGGGTACGCTGAACCGGATCCGCGAGGACTTCGGCCAGCTGGACATCCTGGTGAACAACGCGGGGGTCGCCGCTCCGCCGGGGCTTCCGTTTACAAAAAACGTCGAGGAGGACTGGGATCGCGTGTACGCGGTGAACGTGAAGTCCATCTTCCTCACCTGCAAGGCGATCGCGCCGTACTTCATCGAGCGCAAGGCTGGCAGGATCATCAACATCGCCTCGATCGCCGGCCCCCTTTCGGCGCCCACGATGCCGCCGTACAGCGTCTCGAAGATGGGCGTGATCACCTTCACGCGGATCGTGGCCAAGGAGCTCGCGCCCCATGGCATTACCGTCAACGCCATCTGCCCCGGCGTCCTCTGGACGGCGTTCTGGGAGGGGCTCGCGGAGTACATCGCCAAGACCAACCCGGCATTCACGGGGATGACGCCGCGACAGGTCTTCGAGAAGCGCGTCGCCGATCTCGTGCCGATGAAGCGGGAGCAGACGCCGGAGGACATTGGCTGGGCCGCCGTCTTCCTCGCCTCGGAGGAAGCGCGAAATATCACGGGACAGGCGCTCTGCGTGGACGGCGGTGCCGTCATGCACTGAGGGCATGTTGTCCGGCCGATCGGAGGCGTGGTAGGGTGTGCTCGGTGAGGCGAGGATGGCCGCATCGAAGGCGGATCTGAAGCGGTTCCTCGAAGGCCAGCGGGTTGTCAACGCGCTCGTCCGCGAGGAGACCTGGCGCAGGTTGGCGACGCTGACGATAGAAGAGGCGCGGCAGAAGTATGATGGGCTCTGTCGGCTCTGGGAGTCGAGCCCGGCCCGCCAGGACGTTGGCGACTTCGACCGCATGCGGATCGATGAGCTGGTGAAGTTCCGCCAGCGCCTGGACCTGGCCGCTCGCAAGCGTCGCTGTCGGTGAACCTCTGGCGGCACCTGAAGCGGACAAAGTCTCCCTGAGGACGCGCCCATGGACTTCAACTTCACACCCGAGCAGGAAGCGTTCCGCCAGGAGGTGAGGGAGTGGCTCCGCGCCAACCTCCCCACCGACCTGCGGGGGCGCGGCTTCGCCGCCACCCGGGCCGACCGCGCCCAGGTGGACCGGCTCCGCGCCTGGCAGAAGACGATGTACGAGGCCGGGTACGTGGGGATGGACTGGCCGCCCCGGTACGGGGGGCGCGGCGCCTTGATCGTCGAGCAGCTCATCCTCTACCAGGAGATGGCCCGCGCCCAGTCGCCCCAGCCCGTTAATCGCGGGGGCCTCAGCATGCTGGGACCGACGTTGATGAAGTACGGGAGGGAGGCCCAGCAGAAGCGCTTTCTCCCGAAGATCCTCACCGCCGAGGAGATCTGGTGCCAGGGCTTCTCCGAGCCCAACGCCGGGAGCGATCTCGCCAACCTCCAGACCCGGGCGGTGCGCGACGGCGAAGCCTTCGTCGTCAGCGGCCAGAAGGTCTGGACCAGCCTCGCCCACGTCGCTGACTGGGGATTCTTCCTGGTGCGGACCGATCCCGACGCGCCCCGGCATAAAGGGATTACGTTTCTGCTGGTCGATATGAAGTCGCCGGGCATCACGGTGAGGCCGTTGCGCCAGATGACGGGGGAGGCCGAGTTCAACGAGGTCTTCCTCGACAACGTGCGGGTGCCCGTCG containing:
- a CDS encoding glucose 1-dehydrogenase — translated: MRLAGKVAVVTGGGSGIGRGIVLCMAREGANIAIPDIQFENAQQVVKEVEALGRKALALKTDVTRAADVQGTLNRIREDFGQLDILVNNAGVAAPPGLPFTKNVEEDWDRVYAVNVKSIFLTCKAIAPYFIERKAGRIINIASIAGPLSAPTMPPYSVSKMGVITFTRIVAKELAPHGITVNAICPGVLWTAFWEGLAEYIAKTNPAFTGMTPRQVFEKRVADLVPMKREQTPEDIGWAAVFLASEEARNITGQALCVDGGAVMH
- a CDS encoding acyl-CoA dehydrogenase family protein, which gives rise to MDFNFTPEQEAFRQEVREWLRANLPTDLRGRGFAATRADRAQVDRLRAWQKTMYEAGYVGMDWPPRYGGRGALIVEQLILYQEMARAQSPQPVNRGGLSMLGPTLMKYGREAQQKRFLPKILTAEEIWCQGFSEPNAGSDLANLQTRAVRDGEAFVVSGQKVWTSLAHVADWGFFLVRTDPDAPRHKGITFLLVDMKSPGITVRPLRQMTGEAEFNEVFLDNVRVPVENVVGEANRGWEVAITTLAYERDLLTFIRNISLRNALDRLMELARRLKRDGGRAVDDPGVRQKLAALVIHEKCLQLNGYRSLTKILKGGQPGPEGSTSKLFWSQVDQELAEMATELLGPYSQITHGSEWAPGEGQWALYCLLARASGIRAGTSEILRNILGERVLGLPKD